A genomic window from Candidatus Kouleothrix ribensis includes:
- a CDS encoding DUF2721 domain-containing protein produces MELTLTTPALLFPAISLLLLAYTNRFLTLAALMRDLYARYRAGPDPRIKGQLHNLRYRIGIIRNMQACGVASFFGCVLSMFMLFAGLPGLGKWIFGASLILLLASLALSLREIQVSIDALTLQMADLDEHDRPAAPPASPNN; encoded by the coding sequence ATGGAATTGACGCTCACCACGCCGGCGCTGCTGTTTCCGGCGATCTCGCTGTTGCTGCTGGCCTATACCAACCGCTTCCTAACGCTCGCGGCGCTGATGCGCGACCTGTACGCCAGGTATCGTGCGGGGCCGGATCCGCGCATCAAGGGCCAGCTGCACAACCTACGCTACCGGATTGGGATCATTCGCAATATGCAGGCGTGCGGCGTGGCCAGCTTCTTCGGCTGCGTGCTCAGCATGTTCATGCTGTTTGCCGGGCTGCCGGGGCTGGGCAAGTGGATCTTCGGCGCCAGCCTGATCTTGCTGCTGGCCTCGCTGGCGCTATCGCTGCGCGAGATCCAGGTGTCGATCGACGCCCTGACGCTCCAGATGGCCGACCTGGACGAGCATGATCGGCCGGCTGCGCCGCCCGCAAGCCCGAACAACTGA
- a CDS encoding deoxyhypusine synthase, giving the protein MAYGVKLDPQPIGAGLSVRDLVDHHLYAYNGARLREACQLFARTIAQPDVTIGVTLSGALTPTGLGTAAIVPLIRAGLVDWVVSTGANLYHDIHRSLGFELFNTTPFTDDRELRDRHIIRIYDILFDQDVLLESDEFLRQCIRGPEFQRSMSTAELHYLLGRYTQARERAIGTEYVSILTAAYECGVPLYTSSPGDSTIGMNVAALALDGNQLKFDVERDVNETTAIVHRAKKHGGQSAVLIFGGGSPKNFILQTEPQLQEIMGISEKGHDYFIQFTDARPDTGGLSGATPSEAMTWGKVDPEQLPDTIVCYTDSTIAMPILAAYALETAGARPLKRLYNQRDALLSELQADYRRASTPHHASEIRGGGGGTAVGRSTPDVGHEH; this is encoded by the coding sequence ATGGCCTATGGCGTCAAATTGGACCCGCAGCCGATCGGTGCGGGCCTGAGCGTACGCGACCTGGTCGATCATCATCTGTACGCCTACAACGGCGCACGGCTGCGCGAAGCCTGCCAGCTGTTCGCGCGCACAATCGCCCAGCCCGACGTGACGATTGGCGTGACGCTCTCGGGCGCGCTGACCCCGACTGGCCTGGGCACGGCCGCGATCGTGCCGCTGATCCGCGCCGGCCTGGTCGATTGGGTCGTGAGCACCGGGGCGAACCTGTACCACGATATACACCGCTCGCTGGGCTTCGAGCTGTTCAACACGACGCCGTTCACCGACGACCGCGAGCTGCGCGATCGGCACATCATCCGGATCTACGACATTCTGTTCGACCAGGACGTGCTGCTCGAGTCGGATGAGTTTCTGCGCCAGTGCATCCGCGGCCCCGAGTTCCAGCGCAGCATGAGCACGGCCGAGCTGCACTACCTGCTGGGCCGCTACACTCAGGCGCGCGAGCGAGCGATCGGCACCGAGTATGTGTCGATCCTCACCGCCGCCTACGAGTGCGGCGTGCCGCTCTACACCTCGAGCCCTGGCGACTCGACCATCGGCATGAACGTGGCCGCGCTGGCGTTGGACGGCAACCAGCTCAAGTTTGATGTCGAGCGCGACGTGAACGAGACCACCGCGATCGTACACCGGGCCAAGAAGCACGGCGGCCAGAGCGCGGTGCTGATCTTTGGCGGCGGCTCGCCCAAGAACTTCATTTTGCAGACTGAGCCGCAGCTGCAGGAGATCATGGGCATTTCCGAAAAAGGCCACGACTACTTCATCCAGTTCACCGACGCGCGCCCCGACACAGGCGGCCTGAGCGGCGCGACGCCCAGCGAGGCCATGACCTGGGGCAAGGTCGACCCCGAGCAGCTGCCGGACACGATTGTCTGCTACACCGACAGCACGATCGCCATGCCGATCCTGGCGGCCTACGCGCTCGAGACGGCCGGCGCGCGCCCGCTCAAGCGGCTGTACAACCAGCGCGACGCGCTGCTGAGCGAGCTGCAGGCCGACTACCGCCGCGCGAGCACGCCACACCATGCCAGCGAGATCCGCGGCGGCGGCGGCGGCACGGCGGTTGGCCGCAGCACGCCCGACGTAGGCCACGAGCATTAA
- the raiA gene encoding ribosome-associated translation inhibitor RaiA, with the protein MELIVRSRTGKVSERHQNYIKEKLGRLERYLDKISKVTVEVAEEQRRTDNNTHRAQVTLVGEHGILLRAEQRAADLTTAIDVVHDNLQRQIERYKDKHWRRGKLRRQGNEIIDVQPEANGTPADEARNPRIVRTKEFQVKPMFSDEAVEQMELLGHDFFVFRDAGTSEINVLYRREDGNYGLIVPSEVQR; encoded by the coding sequence ATGGAGCTGATTGTTCGAAGTCGCACAGGCAAGGTCTCGGAGCGTCACCAGAACTATATCAAGGAGAAGTTAGGGAGGCTCGAGCGGTACCTGGACAAAATCAGCAAAGTTACCGTCGAAGTTGCGGAGGAACAGCGGCGGACCGACAACAACACCCACCGCGCGCAGGTGACGCTGGTAGGTGAGCATGGCATTCTGCTGCGGGCCGAGCAGCGCGCTGCCGACCTGACGACCGCGATCGACGTGGTACACGACAACCTGCAGCGCCAGATCGAGCGCTACAAGGATAAACACTGGCGGCGCGGCAAGCTACGGCGCCAGGGTAACGAGATCATCGATGTGCAGCCCGAGGCAAATGGCACCCCGGCCGACGAAGCGCGCAACCCGCGCATCGTGCGCACCAAGGAGTTCCAGGTTAAGCCCATGTTCAGCGACGAGGCGGTCGAGCAGATGGAGCTGCTCGGGCACGACTTCTTCGTATTCCGCGATGCCGGCACGAGCGAGATTAACGTGCTGTACCGGCGCGAAGACGGCAACTATGGCCTGATCGTGCCAAGCGAGGTGCAGCGCTAG